Proteins from a genomic interval of Macaca thibetana thibetana isolate TM-01 chromosome 17, ASM2454274v1, whole genome shotgun sequence:
- the LOC126940158 gene encoding thymosin beta-4 — MSDKPDMAEIEKFDKSKLKKTETQEKNPLPSKETIEQEKQAGES; from the coding sequence ATGTCTGACAAACCCGATATGGCTGAGATTGAGAAATTCGATAAGTCgaaactgaagaagacagagaCGCAAGAGAAAAATCCACTGCCTTCCAAAGAAACGATTGAACAGGAGAAGCAAGCAGGCGAATCGTAA